The following are from one region of the Erwinia billingiae Eb661 genome:
- a CDS encoding phosphatase — protein sequence MYPVDLHMHTVASTHAYSTLRDYVVQAQTCGVKLLAITDHGPDMADAPHYWHFVNMRVWPRVVDGVGILRGIEANIKNTDGDIDCTGPMMGSVDIVVAGFHEPVFAPRDKATHTEAMIAAMASGNVHIISHPGNPKYPVDIPAIAEAAAKYNVALELNNSSFTHSRPGSEPNCRAIVAAVRDAGGWISCGSDSHTAFTLGNFEHCLRIMKEVDFPEDRVLNVTPRRLLDFLELRTGTKIAEFADM from the coding sequence ATGTACCCCGTTGACCTTCATATGCATACCGTTGCCAGCACTCATGCCTACAGCACACTCCGCGACTACGTGGTGCAGGCGCAAACCTGTGGCGTCAAACTGCTGGCGATCACCGATCACGGCCCGGATATGGCCGATGCACCGCACTACTGGCACTTTGTGAATATGCGCGTCTGGCCACGTGTGGTGGATGGCGTGGGCATCCTGCGCGGCATCGAGGCTAACATCAAGAATACCGACGGTGATATTGACTGCACCGGGCCGATGATGGGATCGGTGGATATCGTGGTGGCGGGCTTCCATGAACCGGTGTTCGCCCCGCGCGATAAGGCCACGCATACCGAAGCGATGATTGCGGCGATGGCCAGTGGCAATGTGCATATCATCAGCCATCCGGGCAACCCGAAATACCCGGTCGATATCCCGGCGATTGCCGAAGCGGCGGCGAAATATAACGTCGCGCTCGAGTTGAACAACTCCTCCTTTACTCATTCCCGCCCGGGCAGCGAACCTAACTGCCGCGCAATCGTCGCGGCGGTGCGCGATGCCGGCGGATGGATCTCCTGCGGATCGGATTCCCATACTGCGTTTACCCTCGGCAACTTCGAACACTGCCTGCGGATTATGAAGGAAGTGGATTTCCCGGAAGATCGCGTATTAAATGTCACCCCACGCCGCTTGCTGGATTTCCTCGAGCTGCGTACCGGCACCAAAATTGCTGAATTTGCTGATATGTGA
- the ghrA gene encoding glyoxylate/hydroxypyruvate reductase GhrA: MDIIFYHPSFNAETWIDGLQQRLPDARIRQWTPGDDAPADFALVRQPPVDMLQGRKGLRAVFALGAGVDDILGQLRQHPEMLAKEVPLFRLEDTGMGRQMQEYAVYHVLGWFRRFTEYQQQKAQSLWQHLPNYSRKDFSIGILGAGVLGQSVAESLKIWGFPVRCWSRSPKDLPGVTSFHGAEQLGEFLAGSQVLINLLPNTPQTEGILNRSLLSQLKPQAFLLNLARGAHLVEDDLLAAIEAGEVKAAALDVFVREPLDTSHPFWTHPDIAITPHNAAVTLPDEAMDFIAKSIATLEAGEMPGGLVDVTRGY, from the coding sequence GTGGATATCATTTTTTACCATCCGTCATTTAATGCAGAAACCTGGATCGACGGCCTGCAACAACGCCTGCCCGACGCCCGTATCCGCCAATGGACACCCGGCGATGATGCGCCTGCCGACTTTGCGCTGGTGCGCCAGCCTCCTGTCGATATGCTGCAAGGCCGTAAAGGACTGAGAGCAGTATTCGCGCTCGGCGCGGGCGTGGATGATATTCTCGGCCAGCTGCGCCAACATCCTGAAATGCTGGCTAAAGAGGTGCCGCTATTCCGCCTGGAAGACACCGGCATGGGCCGACAGATGCAGGAATACGCTGTTTACCATGTTTTAGGCTGGTTCCGTCGCTTCACCGAATATCAACAGCAGAAGGCACAGTCGCTGTGGCAACACCTGCCTAACTACAGCCGCAAAGATTTCAGCATCGGTATTCTGGGCGCGGGCGTACTGGGGCAGAGCGTGGCAGAAAGCCTGAAGATTTGGGGCTTTCCGGTGCGTTGCTGGAGCCGCTCACCGAAAGACTTGCCGGGTGTCACCAGTTTCCATGGCGCGGAACAGCTGGGCGAATTCCTGGCCGGCAGCCAGGTGCTGATTAACCTGTTGCCCAACACGCCACAGACCGAAGGGATCCTGAACCGCAGCTTGCTTAGCCAACTTAAACCGCAGGCATTCTTGCTTAACCTCGCCCGTGGTGCGCATCTGGTCGAAGACGATCTGCTGGCGGCGATCGAAGCCGGTGAGGTCAAAGCCGCCGCGCTGGACGTCTTCGTACGTGAACCGCTCGATACTTCCCATCCGTTCTGGACGCATCCGGATATTGCCATCACGCCGCATAATGCCGCTGTAACCTTGCCAGACGAAGCTATGGACTTTATCGCGAAATCGATCGCCACCCTGGAAGCCGGTGAAATGCCTGGCGGTCTGGTCGACGTAACCCGCGGTTATTAA
- a CDS encoding CoA transferase — MDNGLTTHLWQQLWHGLRAASDAVPQVTFHGDAQLCSLYPVTELASTSIALAMQAAADLIGNPHPLEVNTALASRWFQHSFRPINRPAPALWDPFAGDYPTADGWIRLHTNAPHHRAAMESVLGQHADRASLAVAVSQWNKTALEDAVVVAGGCAAEMRSVEAWQQHPQGQAVRREALIEQALQPEGPAPTWRLFPARPLHGVRVLDLTRIIAGPVATRFLAGLGAEVLRLDPPGWEEPSLEEEVTLGKRCARLDLKSAQGRKHFEALLSQADVLVHGYRADALSALGYDAQTRQKLSPGLVDVSLNAWGWTGPWRNRRGFDSLVQMGCGIADSGRQWKQRDAPSPLPVQALDHATGYLMAAAVLEGLRQRLLHNTGYTARLSLARTACLLTDNPYPESEQPQGLGPLKPQDENVEIEITPWGMGYRLRSPVWLPGTPLIWSRAASRLGSANAEWQ, encoded by the coding sequence ATGGACAATGGGCTTACCACACACCTCTGGCAACAGCTTTGGCACGGGCTGCGCGCTGCCAGCGATGCCGTTCCTCAGGTCACCTTCCACGGGGACGCGCAACTCTGCTCGCTGTATCCGGTCACCGAACTGGCCAGCACCAGCATCGCACTGGCGATGCAGGCTGCGGCCGATCTGATTGGCAATCCGCATCCGCTTGAGGTGAATACCGCGCTGGCTTCACGCTGGTTCCAGCACAGCTTCCGCCCGATTAATCGCCCCGCGCCTGCCTTGTGGGACCCTTTTGCCGGGGATTATCCCACCGCAGATGGCTGGATCCGCCTGCATACCAATGCGCCCCATCATCGTGCGGCGATGGAAAGCGTGCTCGGTCAGCATGCCGATCGCGCCAGCCTTGCGGTAGCCGTCAGCCAGTGGAATAAAACTGCACTGGAAGACGCGGTGGTCGTCGCAGGCGGCTGTGCGGCCGAGATGCGCAGCGTGGAGGCGTGGCAGCAGCATCCGCAAGGCCAGGCCGTCCGGCGCGAAGCGTTAATTGAACAGGCGTTGCAGCCCGAAGGCCCGGCACCCACCTGGCGCCTGTTCCCCGCGCGTCCGCTGCATGGCGTGCGCGTGCTGGATCTGACCCGCATCATTGCGGGCCCGGTGGCCACGCGATTTCTGGCCGGACTGGGCGCTGAGGTATTGCGGCTCGATCCGCCCGGTTGGGAAGAACCCTCGCTGGAAGAAGAGGTGACCCTGGGTAAGCGCTGCGCCAGGCTCGACCTGAAATCCGCGCAGGGACGCAAGCACTTTGAAGCCTTGCTGAGTCAGGCGGACGTGCTGGTGCATGGCTACCGTGCCGATGCGTTGAGCGCGCTTGGGTATGATGCGCAAACCCGGCAAAAACTGTCGCCGGGATTGGTGGACGTCAGCCTGAATGCGTGGGGATGGACCGGCCCATGGCGCAATCGCCGTGGCTTCGACAGCCTGGTACAAATGGGATGCGGCATTGCCGACAGCGGCCGCCAGTGGAAACAGCGCGATGCGCCCTCGCCGCTGCCGGTGCAGGCGCTGGATCATGCCACCGGTTATCTGATGGCAGCCGCGGTGCTGGAAGGCTTGCGCCAGCGACTGCTGCATAATACCGGCTACACCGCCCGCCTGTCGCTGGCCAGAACTGCCTGCCTGTTGACCGACAATCCGTATCCGGAAAGTGAACAACCGCAGGGTTTGGGCCCGCTTAAGCCACAGGATGAAAACGTCGAGATTGAAATCACCCCGTGGGGCATGGGCTATCGCCTGCGTTCGCCAGTGTGGTTACCCGGCACCCCGTTGATCTGGTCACGGGCGGCGTCGCGGTTGGGATCGGCCAACGCGGAGTGGCAGTAA
- a CDS encoding TorD/DmsD family molecular chaperone: protein MNEFSIICRILGSLYNRQPQDPLLVPLFTMLREGKLQQHWPLEQDELLIRLQENSDPQALAGDYNALFVGSDCKVPPYGSHWDNGPQESDVRGFLQSRGMPLGEGPADHIGALLLAASWLEDQSAADEVQAQVTLFDEYLLPWVGQFLGKVEAHATTAFYRTLAALSREAIQAMRDELEEEGDV, encoded by the coding sequence ATGAATGAATTCTCTATCATCTGCCGTATTCTTGGCTCGCTGTACAACCGCCAGCCGCAGGATCCGTTGCTGGTGCCGCTGTTTACGATGTTGCGTGAAGGCAAACTGCAGCAGCACTGGCCGCTGGAGCAGGATGAGCTATTGATCCGCCTGCAGGAAAACAGCGACCCGCAGGCGCTGGCGGGGGATTACAACGCGCTGTTTGTCGGCAGCGACTGCAAAGTGCCGCCGTACGGATCGCATTGGGATAACGGCCCGCAGGAGAGCGACGTGCGTGGCTTCCTGCAAAGCCGCGGTATGCCGTTAGGCGAAGGCCCAGCCGATCATATTGGTGCGCTGCTGCTGGCCGCTTCATGGCTGGAAGACCAGTCTGCGGCGGATGAAGTGCAGGCGCAGGTGACGCTGTTTGATGAGTATTTATTGCCGTGGGTGGGTCAGTTCCTGGGCAAAGTTGAAGCCCATGCCACCACCGCGTTTTACCGCACGCTGGCCGCGTTAAGCCGCGAAGCGATTCAGGCGATGCGTGACGAACTGGAAGAAGAAGGGGACGTCTGA
- a CDS encoding DMT family transporter, translated as MALRHFFLILLVVTLWAFNNVAIKWGLLDLPPLFLTLMRFVVVALILVPFTRVNRAQLRYLVPLAFTFGFLHFSLLFVGMKYTDAGTGAIVVQLGTPFAMLLAMVILKEKLSVVQMTGIAVSLTGVVVLAGSPTIPSWWVLCILLCSAAGWAISNMLVKKSPPIKPLTMTGWLCFLAIPIVGLASWVMESNQIDSLIHSSWRGWFGILYSAIFSSIIAYSLWYWLLRSYNVNLIMPYSLLTPVLAVIMGVVVLGDEMNMFKIIGALLVVAGTAIAVINLRNLRMHARLPKFRRLR; from the coding sequence GTGGCTTTGCGGCATTTTTTTCTTATTTTACTGGTAGTGACCCTTTGGGCGTTCAATAACGTCGCGATCAAATGGGGTCTGCTCGATCTTCCCCCGCTGTTTTTAACCCTGATGCGCTTTGTGGTTGTGGCGCTGATTTTGGTCCCGTTCACCCGCGTTAACCGCGCGCAGTTGCGCTATCTGGTGCCGCTGGCGTTTACCTTTGGCTTTCTGCACTTTTCACTGCTGTTTGTTGGCATGAAATACACCGATGCCGGCACCGGCGCGATTGTGGTGCAGCTCGGCACGCCGTTTGCCATGCTGCTGGCGATGGTGATCCTGAAGGAGAAGCTGTCGGTGGTGCAGATGACCGGCATTGCCGTCTCCCTGACCGGCGTGGTGGTGCTGGCCGGCAGCCCGACCATTCCTTCCTGGTGGGTGCTGTGTATCTTGCTGTGCAGCGCCGCGGGCTGGGCGATCAGCAATATGCTGGTGAAAAAATCCCCGCCGATTAAGCCGCTGACCATGACCGGCTGGCTCTGTTTCCTGGCGATCCCGATTGTCGGCCTCGCCTCCTGGGTGATGGAATCCAATCAGATCGACAGCCTGATCCACTCCAGCTGGCGCGGCTGGTTTGGCATTCTGTATAGCGCGATTTTCTCTTCGATTATCGCCTACTCGCTGTGGTACTGGCTGCTGCGCAGCTACAACGTCAACCTGATCATGCCGTATTCGCTGCTGACGCCGGTGCTGGCGGTGATTATGGGCGTGGTGGTGCTGGGCGACGAGATGAATATGTTTAAAATTATCGGCGCGCTGCTGGTGGTTGCCGGCACGGCCATTGCGGTCATTAATCTGCGTAATCTGCGCATGCACGCCCGTCTGCCAAAATTCCGCCGCCTGCGTTAA
- a CDS encoding glutamine amidotransferase, with translation MPSALPLAIIQFETPPEAVIDRVGEQQHWFVAALGLQPGEYVVIRPDLGEALPDACSVAAAVLSGSWAMVTDHAEWSERSAAWIRSAVEQGLPLLGVCYGHQLMAYALGGRVDDNPRGWERGLQQLEMNACSASDPLLSQLPTHFSAWLSHRQSVLQPPPGAQVLAASAQDDCQIIRYTPQALSVQFHPEFTGTIMTACLQSSQNSEISSLMAHQQEPATPLQLLQTFWHQHRQASKLA, from the coding sequence ATGCCTTCTGCGCTTCCGTTAGCCATCATTCAGTTTGAAACCCCGCCTGAGGCGGTCATCGATCGCGTTGGTGAACAACAGCACTGGTTTGTTGCCGCTCTGGGCCTGCAACCCGGCGAATATGTGGTGATCCGCCCGGATTTGGGCGAAGCCCTGCCGGATGCCTGTTCCGTTGCCGCCGCGGTGCTGAGCGGCTCCTGGGCAATGGTGACCGATCACGCCGAATGGAGCGAGCGCAGCGCGGCCTGGATCCGCAGCGCGGTCGAGCAGGGCTTACCGCTGCTCGGCGTCTGTTACGGTCATCAGCTGATGGCTTACGCGCTGGGCGGGCGGGTGGATGATAATCCACGCGGCTGGGAACGCGGTCTGCAACAGCTGGAGATGAACGCCTGCTCCGCCAGCGATCCGTTACTGAGCCAGCTGCCGACGCACTTCTCCGCGTGGCTGTCCCACCGTCAGTCGGTGCTGCAGCCGCCGCCGGGCGCGCAGGTGCTGGCCGCGTCCGCACAGGATGACTGTCAGATTATCCGTTACACCCCGCAGGCGCTTTCGGTGCAGTTTCATCCGGAATTTACCGGCACCATCATGACCGCCTGTCTGCAAAGCAGCCAGAATAGTGAAATCAGTAGCCTGATGGCGCATCAGCAGGAGCCGGCCACGCCGTTGCAGCTGCTGCAAACCTTCTGGCATCAGCATCGTCAGGCCAGCAAGCTGGCCTGA